The Thomasclavelia ramosa DSM 1402 genome includes a region encoding these proteins:
- the pyrE gene encoding orotate phosphoribosyltransferase, producing MKELIAKDLLDIQAVFLRPNEPFTWASGIKSPIYCDNRLTLSYPKVRKDVETGLAKLVQENFPEAECLMGTATAGIAHAALVADILELPMGYVRGGAKSHGRNNRIEGKVEPGMKVVVVEDLISTGGSSLECVEALKEAGCEVIGMIAIFTYGLPKATINFEAAECKYVTLTDYDTLIGVAKENDYIKEADMEKLKAWKKDPSDESWMSK from the coding sequence ATGAAAGAATTAATTGCTAAAGATTTATTAGATATTCAAGCGGTTTTTTTAAGACCAAATGAACCATTTACATGGGCTAGTGGAATTAAATCACCGATTTATTGTGATAATCGTTTAACATTATCATATCCAAAAGTTCGTAAAGATGTAGAAACTGGACTAGCTAAATTAGTTCAAGAAAATTTTCCAGAAGCAGAATGCTTAATGGGAACAGCTACTGCGGGAATTGCTCATGCTGCATTAGTGGCAGATATTTTGGAATTACCAATGGGATATGTCCGTGGTGGGGCAAAAAGCCATGGTCGTAACAATCGGATCGAAGGAAAAGTAGAACCCGGCATGAAAGTTGTTGTGGTAGAAGACCTGATTTCAACGGGGGGGAGTTCATTAGAATGCGTTGAAGCGCTAAAAGAAGCCGGTTGCGAAGTAATTGGAATGATTGCTATTTTCACATATGGATTACCAAAAGCAACAATTAATTTTGAAGCGGCTGAATGTAAATATGTAACATTGACTGATTATGATACATTGATCGGTGTAGCAAAAGAAAATGACTATATTAAAGAAGCTGATATGGAAAAATTAAAGGCTTGGAAAAAAGATCCAAGTGACGAAAGCTGGATGAGTAAATAG
- a CDS encoding ABC transporter permease, producing the protein MLKSIKYVLKENFSNLFRIYSISKYELLSDIRDSRLGIFWNFANPLIQILTYYFVFGLVMNRKDVDGIPFIQWMLAGMVVWFFINPCITQGANAIFSKTGVITKMKFPVSVLPATVVLKELFNHACILLLMIIFYCTQGVYPSIEWLGIIYYCFAACCFAVSLAMITSVLNMIARDTRKLILACMRLILYLTPILWPISRFSEQTLLFDIIRFVMKINPIYYIVCGYRDCFLYHLGFMHYWKQMLAFWGITGILFVVGCYMMYKFKHKFIDMI; encoded by the coding sequence ATGCTAAAAAGTATTAAATATGTTCTAAAAGAGAATTTCTCAAATTTATTTAGAATATATTCAATTTCGAAATATGAATTATTATCTGATATTCGTGATTCCCGTTTGGGGATTTTTTGGAATTTTGCTAATCCATTGATTCAAATTTTAACATATTATTTTGTTTTTGGTTTAGTAATGAATCGTAAAGATGTAGATGGAATTCCTTTTATTCAATGGATGTTGGCGGGAATGGTTGTTTGGTTTTTTATTAATCCTTGTATTACTCAAGGGGCTAATGCCATTTTTTCAAAGACGGGTGTAATTACTAAAATGAAATTTCCAGTTAGTGTTTTACCAGCTACGGTAGTTTTAAAGGAATTATTTAATCATGCCTGTATATTGCTTTTAATGATTATTTTTTATTGTACTCAAGGTGTCTATCCATCAATCGAGTGGTTGGGAATTATATATTATTGCTTTGCGGCCTGCTGTTTTGCTGTGAGTTTAGCGATGATTACATCTGTGCTTAATATGATTGCTCGAGATACTCGTAAGTTGATTTTAGCGTGTATGCGTTTGATTTTATATTTAACACCTATTTTATGGCCGATTTCTCGTTTTAGTGAACAGACGTTATTGTTTGATATTATTCGTTTTGTCATGAAAATCAATCCAATCTATTATATTGTATGTGGGTATCGAGATTGTTTTTTATATCACCTTGGATTTATGCATTATTGGAAACAAATGCTGGCTTTCTGGGGGATTACTGGAATACTGTTTGTTGTTGGCTGTTATATGATGTATAAATTCAAACATAAATTTATTGATATGATCTAG
- a CDS encoding ABC transporter ATP-binding protein, whose product MENYAIKFENVSKIYKLKKKNDGNTKSSETKRFYALKNISFEIPQGEVVGILGTNGSGKSTLSLILAGISEIDEGVMHINGEQSLVAINTGLNKQLTGLENINVKGALLGLSKKQIQEIIDGVIEFAELGDFLYQPVKKYSSGMKSRLGFSISLYLNPDIIIVDEALSVGDKGFAQKCINKMNELKDEGKTIIFISHSLPQVRNFCQTAMWIEGGMLKEYGEVGEVCDHYGEYVDYYNSLTNKEKAKIRDNKFKKRIVQNPQIGFWEKVLDRIKG is encoded by the coding sequence ATGGAAAATTACGCAATTAAATTTGAAAATGTTTCAAAAATATATAAATTGAAAAAGAAAAATGATGGTAATACTAAAAGTAGTGAAACAAAAAGATTTTATGCTTTAAAAAATATTAGTTTTGAAATTCCACAAGGGGAAGTAGTAGGGATTTTAGGAACTAATGGCTCAGGAAAATCAACTCTGTCACTTATCTTGGCGGGAATTAGCGAAATCGATGAGGGTGTCATGCATATTAATGGTGAACAATCATTGGTTGCTATTAATACCGGTTTAAATAAACAGCTAACAGGTTTAGAAAACATTAATGTTAAAGGTGCTTTATTAGGACTATCAAAAAAGCAGATTCAGGAGATTATTGATGGTGTTATTGAATTTGCGGAGCTAGGAGACTTTTTATATCAACCTGTAAAAAAATATTCTAGCGGGATGAAATCACGACTTGGTTTTTCAATCTCTTTATATTTAAATCCAGATATTATTATCGTTGATGAAGCTTTATCGGTAGGTGATAAAGGTTTTGCACAAAAGTGCATAAATAAAATGAATGAATTAAAAGATGAAGGTAAAACGATTATATTTATTTCACATTCATTGCCTCAAGTTCGAAATTTTTGTCAAACAGCAATGTGGATTGAGGGAGGAATGTTAAAAGAATATGGTGAAGTCGGGGAAGTATGTGATCATTATGGTGAATATGTTGATTACTATAACAGTTTAACGAACAAAGAAAAGGCTAAAATAAGAGATAATAAATTTAAAAAACGAATTGTTCAAAATCCTCAAATTGGATTTTGGGAAAAAGTTTTAGATCGGATAAAAGGATAG
- the tagD gene encoding glycerol-3-phosphate cytidylyltransferase translates to MKKVITYGTFDLFHVGHLNIIKRAKALGDYLIVAVSSDAFNAQKGKKAYHSDHDRKLILEAIRYVDEVIFEESWDQKIKDVQEHDVDVFVMGDDWEGKFDFLKDYCEVVYLPRTDGISTTKIKDDLHK, encoded by the coding sequence ATGAAGAAGGTTATTACATACGGAACATTTGATTTATTTCATGTAGGTCATTTGAATATTATTAAAAGAGCAAAAGCGCTGGGTGATTACTTGATTGTTGCGGTAAGTAGTGATGCATTTAATGCGCAGAAGGGGAAAAAGGCATATCATAGTGATCATGATCGAAAATTGATTTTAGAGGCGATTAGATACGTTGATGAAGTTATTTTTGAGGAATCTTGGGATCAAAAAATTAAAGATGTTCAAGAACATGATGTAGATGTATTTGTAATGGGTGATGATTGGGAAGGTAAATTTGATTTTTTAAAGGATTACTGTGAAGTTGTCTATTTACCAAGAACTGATGGTATTTCAACAACAAAAATTAAGGACGATCTACATAAATAG
- a CDS encoding bifunctional glycosyltransferase/CDP-glycerol:glycerophosphate glycerophosphotransferase — MKLSIIIPYDRYKQYLHDCLESVYEQRLNDYETLLVVNNKKEIDQDIKAYDINLKILEAGENSSVAKKRNIGLEQASGEYIYFIDCDDYLMPNTLKLLITCANQNDLDLVAGIRRFTWFKKKVFETMGDEKNNELNLKDKDHDYDDKFIEKVYDQNNVDEYMVDVLIRSRHAIRNISVLNVLIKKKLIDEHQIRFNEDFFYYTDVPFVIQLVNYAKSFDRVEQAIFVKRKHNDPINTPALSQIKDSENKFDEFLMAYRYSASLVAPDSYIRYYLDSKMLRYYTKFFARKIRRSKDDIWRNERFKAMGEILKNIHPRLLNKSSRYSKKMIKAGLNGDLELAKKTVSRHLAKIKFKKILKNKNEMNKYLYRHKYINKPLEENTVMFETFMGKSYADSPKYIYEYLAKNYPGKYKFIWVLNDPKEKLPYEGKIVKRFTREYAYYLGVSKYFVFNIRQPLWFRKREEQVFLETWHGTPLKRLAFDQEEVTAASPTYKAQFYRQKQEWDYLIAPNKFSSDIFKSCFMYDGNMLETGYPRNDLLSLPNRDAIALELKKKLGIPLDKKTILYAPTWRDDEYYGNGKYKFKLKLDLDLLKQQLGDEYVVLLRTHHYIADALDVTGLEEFAYNLSKYDDITEIYLISDICITDYSSVFFDYANLKRPMLFYTYDLDKYRDVLRGFYIDMETELPGPLVYTTEEVIDKIKNLNSLNQEYQQRYEQFYERFCSWEDGNAAMRVVEAVFK; from the coding sequence ATGAAACTTAGTATAATTATCCCTTACGATCGTTACAAACAGTATTTACATGATTGTCTAGAAAGTGTTTATGAACAGCGGTTAAATGATTATGAAACTTTACTTGTTGTAAATAATAAAAAAGAGATTGATCAAGATATCAAAGCGTATGATATTAATTTAAAAATCCTTGAAGCTGGAGAAAATTCTAGTGTTGCTAAAAAAAGAAATATTGGCTTAGAACAGGCAAGTGGTGAATATATCTATTTTATTGATTGTGATGATTATTTGATGCCAAATACTTTAAAATTATTAATTACTTGTGCTAATCAAAATGATTTAGATTTAGTTGCAGGAATTAGACGCTTTACATGGTTCAAAAAGAAAGTTTTTGAGACCATGGGTGATGAAAAAAATAATGAATTAAACTTAAAAGATAAAGATCATGATTATGATGATAAATTTATTGAAAAAGTATATGACCAAAATAATGTTGATGAATATATGGTAGATGTTTTAATTCGGAGCCGACATGCTATTCGTAATATTTCTGTCTTAAATGTTTTAATAAAAAAGAAACTGATTGATGAGCATCAAATTCGTTTTAACGAAGATTTTTTCTATTACACTGATGTTCCTTTTGTAATCCAATTAGTTAATTACGCAAAGAGTTTTGATCGTGTTGAACAAGCAATTTTTGTTAAAAGAAAACATAATGATCCAATCAATACACCTGCTTTATCACAAATAAAAGATTCTGAAAATAAATTTGATGAATTTTTGATGGCTTATCGCTATAGTGCTTCTTTAGTAGCTCCAGATAGTTATATTCGTTATTATTTAGATTCGAAAATGCTTAGATATTACACAAAGTTTTTTGCACGAAAGATTCGGCGCAGTAAAGATGATATTTGGCGTAACGAACGATTTAAAGCAATGGGAGAAATATTAAAAAATATTCATCCTCGTTTATTGAATAAAAGTTCTCGTTATAGTAAAAAAATGATCAAAGCTGGTCTAAATGGTGATCTTGAGTTAGCAAAGAAGACTGTAAGCCGGCATTTAGCAAAAATAAAGTTTAAAAAGATCTTAAAAAATAAAAACGAGATGAATAAATATTTATATCGTCATAAATATATTAATAAACCGCTTGAAGAAAATACGGTTATGTTTGAAACTTTTATGGGAAAAAGTTATGCAGATTCACCTAAATATATTTACGAATATTTAGCGAAGAATTATCCAGGTAAATATAAGTTTATTTGGGTATTAAATGATCCTAAAGAAAAATTGCCTTACGAAGGTAAGATTGTCAAAAGATTCACAAGGGAATATGCTTATTATTTAGGCGTTTCTAAATATTTTGTTTTTAATATTCGTCAGCCATTATGGTTTAGAAAGCGGGAGGAACAAGTTTTTTTAGAAACGTGGCACGGAACGCCACTGAAACGTTTAGCGTTTGATCAAGAAGAGGTTACTGCTGCTTCGCCGACCTATAAAGCTCAATTTTATCGTCAAAAACAAGAATGGGATTATTTGATTGCACCGAATAAATTCTCTAGTGATATTTTCAAAAGTTGTTTTATGTACGATGGTAACATGCTGGAAACAGGATATCCAAGAAATGATTTATTATCGTTACCAAACCGTGATGCAATAGCTTTAGAATTGAAGAAAAAATTAGGGATTCCTCTAGATAAAAAGACTATTTTGTATGCTCCGACATGGCGTGATGATGAGTATTATGGAAATGGTAAATATAAGTTTAAATTGAAATTAGATTTAGATTTATTAAAGCAGCAGCTTGGTGATGAATATGTTGTATTGTTAAGAACACATCATTATATTGCTGATGCATTAGATGTTACGGGACTAGAAGAGTTTGCGTATAATTTGAGTAAGTATGATGATATTACAGAAATTTATTTAATTAGTGATATTTGTATTACGGATTATTCTAGTGTGTTTTTTGACTATGCTAATTTAAAAAGGCCGATGTTATTCTATACGTATGATTTAGATAAATATCGTGATGTATTAAGAGGTTTTTATATTGATATGGAAACAGAATTACCAGGACCATTGGTTTATACTACTGAAGAAGTTATTGATAAAATCAAGAATCTGAATAGTTTGAATCAAGAATATCAACAACGTTATGAACAATTTTATGAACGTTTTTGTTCATGGGAAGATGGGAATGCTGCTATGCGAGTTGTTGAAGCAGTTTTTAAATAA
- a CDS encoding CDP-glycerol glycerophosphotransferase family protein, whose translation MKILKKLLGKLIRILYRFVYRFIPCQEKTILFISFHGRGYSDNPMAIHQYLSKHSQYADYRCIYAIKNHKQKKLKIENARIIEYFSIAYFFYLARSKYWIANCKLPKYVLKKDSQVYLQTWHGTPLKKLAHDIEVPEGTTFYRSEMSVEEMRSTYDNDVSKYNYMISPSAFTTEVFQSAFAIERERLIETGYPRNDILSNYNSDDIKKIKDKLNLPEGKKIILYAPTWRDNSYNLKGYTFKLEVDFKKWQKILGTDYIVIFKPHYLIVNDFDLEAVKEFVYYIDPKEDISSLYLIADVLVTDYSSVFFDYAILKRPIYFFMYDLDTYRDELRGFYLDIYHDLPGDVIESEDELIQKIFSEKFDYNRLQIFNEQFNNHEDGNASKRVIEILLK comes from the coding sequence ATGAAAATATTAAAGAAACTACTCGGTAAGTTAATCAGAATTTTATATCGATTCGTATATCGATTTATTCCTTGTCAGGAAAAAACAATTCTTTTTATTTCTTTTCATGGTCGCGGTTATTCTGATAATCCAATGGCAATTCACCAATATCTTTCAAAACATTCACAATATGCTGATTATCGTTGCATTTATGCAATAAAAAATCATAAACAAAAAAAATTAAAAATTGAAAATGCTAGAATTATTGAGTATTTTAGTATTGCTTATTTTTTCTATCTAGCGCGTAGTAAATATTGGATTGCTAATTGTAAGCTCCCAAAATATGTTTTGAAAAAAGATAGCCAAGTTTATTTACAAACATGGCATGGGACACCATTAAAAAAATTAGCACATGATATTGAAGTTCCAGAAGGAACAACCTTTTATCGTAGTGAAATGAGCGTTGAAGAAATGCGTTCAACCTACGATAATGATGTAAGTAAGTATAATTATATGATTAGTCCTAGTGCTTTTACAACTGAAGTCTTTCAAAGTGCTTTTGCGATTGAGAGAGAGCGCTTGATTGAAACGGGATATCCACGAAATGATATTTTATCAAATTATAATTCTGATGATATAAAAAAAATAAAAGATAAATTAAATTTACCTGAGGGTAAGAAGATAATTTTATATGCGCCAACTTGGCGTGACAATTCATATAATTTAAAAGGGTATACATTTAAATTAGAAGTTGACTTTAAAAAGTGGCAAAAAATTCTAGGTACAGATTATATTGTTATTTTTAAACCCCATTATTTAATTGTAAATGATTTTGATTTAGAGGCAGTTAAAGAATTTGTCTACTACATTGATCCTAAAGAAGATATTAGCAGCTTGTATTTAATTGCCGATGTCTTAGTTACAGATTATTCAAGTGTATTTTTTGATTATGCAATATTAAAACGACCAATTTATTTTTTTATGTATGATTTAGACACTTATCGTGATGAGTTAAGAGGCTTTTATTTAGATATTTATCATGATTTACCAGGCGATGTTATTGAAAGTGAGGATGAATTGATCCAAAAAATTTTCTCTGAAAAATTTGACTATAATCGATTGCAAATATTTAATGAACAGTTTAATAATCATGAAGATGGCAATGCGAGTAAACGGGTTATTGAAATTTTATTAAAGTAG
- a CDS encoding CDP-glycerol glycerophosphotransferase family protein: protein MGIKKIIINIILKIANIFVLRCSIKQGQIAFISLESNQLESDLELIYQELKKENKYSLKMVLINYNKKSLINNFLYMLNCIKQIYVINTSKVVLITDNNYVISNFKRPGVKVIQVWHATGAIKKFGNAIKREYPIKNYDYVIANSDYWKQPYQEAFNVSEQGVIITGMPRVDHLVDPYYLTQAKARMYSRYPILKGKKVILYAPTFRGNIYQGFKTVDFDAQAVLNALGEEYVIIFKFHPLLLKTTLSDDSRVINMNHENTHDLFAVCDVLISDFSSIIFDYSLLNKPMCFFVPDLDEYIETLGCFVDYRRVMPGAICYNETQVIAALQGNKKYDIKAFRDMFFKYQDGHNTQRIVMFIDKLINTKN from the coding sequence ATGGGAATAAAGAAAATTATTATTAATATTATCTTAAAAATAGCCAATATATTTGTTTTAAGATGTTCAATCAAGCAAGGACAAATAGCCTTTATTTCATTAGAGTCGAATCAACTTGAAAGTGATCTTGAACTTATTTATCAGGAGTTAAAAAAAGAAAACAAATATAGTTTAAAAATGGTATTAATAAATTATAATAAAAAAAGTTTAATTAACAATTTTTTGTATATGTTAAACTGTATTAAGCAAATTTATGTAATTAATACTTCTAAAGTTGTTTTGATTACAGACAATAACTATGTAATTAGTAATTTTAAACGACCTGGCGTTAAAGTTATTCAGGTATGGCATGCGACTGGAGCAATCAAAAAGTTTGGAAATGCTATCAAACGTGAATATCCTATTAAAAATTATGACTATGTGATTGCAAATAGTGATTATTGGAAGCAGCCTTATCAAGAAGCTTTCAACGTTTCCGAGCAGGGCGTTATTATTACAGGAATGCCACGTGTGGATCATCTTGTTGATCCATATTATTTAACACAAGCGAAAGCACGTATGTATAGTAGATATCCGATTCTAAAAGGAAAAAAGGTTATTTTATATGCACCGACTTTTAGAGGAAATATTTATCAGGGTTTTAAAACAGTTGACTTTGATGCTCAAGCAGTTTTAAATGCACTGGGAGAAGAATACGTAATAATCTTTAAATTTCACCCATTGTTATTGAAAACTACGCTATCAGACGATTCTAGAGTGATTAATATGAATCATGAAAATACTCATGATTTATTCGCAGTTTGTGATGTCTTGATTTCTGATTTCTCATCAATTATCTTTGATTATTCCTTATTAAATAAACCAATGTGTTTTTTTGTTCCGGATTTAGATGAATATATTGAAACATTAGGATGTTTTGTGGATTATCGAAGGGTCATGCCCGGAGCAATCTGTTATAATGAAACGCAAGTTATTGCAGCCTTGCAAGGTAATAAAAAATATGATATTAAGGCATTTAGAGATATGTTTTTTAAATATCAAGATGGTCATAATACACAAAGAATTGTTATGTTTATCGATAAATTAATAAACACCAAGAATTAA
- a CDS encoding HAD family hydrolase — protein MITAVIFDMDGLMIDSERVTFEGYKHVLAKHNLTLSLEAYKTLLGKPVKAVYELFHKDYGDDFDVEETIKAVHQYMADLFENEGVPLKEGLIELLKYLKENDYKTIVATSSQRHRVDHILELSGLQKYFDDSICGDEVTKGKPDPEVFLKSCQKLGITPDEALVLEDSESGINAAYSAGIKVICIPDLKYPDHKFAIMTNKIMDNLSNVRDYLANENH, from the coding sequence ATGATAACAGCAGTAATTTTTGATATGGATGGTTTAATGATTGATAGTGAGAGAGTTACATTCGAGGGATATAAGCATGTATTAGCTAAACATAATTTAACATTGTCATTAGAAGCCTATAAAACTCTTTTAGGAAAGCCTGTTAAAGCAGTCTATGAGCTTTTCCATAAAGATTATGGCGACGATTTTGATGTTGAGGAAACAATTAAAGCAGTTCATCAATATATGGCTGACTTATTTGAAAATGAAGGGGTTCCTTTAAAAGAAGGATTAATTGAGTTACTAAAGTATTTAAAAGAAAACGACTATAAAACAATTGTTGCAACCAGTTCACAGCGTCATCGTGTTGATCATATTTTAGAATTATCTGGTTTACAAAAATATTTTGATGATTCCATTTGTGGTGACGAAGTAACAAAAGGAAAACCTGATCCTGAAGTATTTTTAAAATCATGCCAAAAATTAGGAATTACGCCCGATGAAGCTCTGGTTCTCGAAGATTCTGAATCCGGAATTAACGCTGCCTATAGTGCAGGCATTAAAGTAATTTGTATTCCTGATTTAAAATACCCTGATCATAAGTTTGCGATAATGACTAATAAGATCATGGACAATTTATCAAATGTCCGTGATTATTTGGCGAATGAAAATCATTAA
- a CDS encoding type II toxin-antitoxin system PemK/MazF family toxin encodes MIHRGEIYYADLSPVVGSEQGGYRPVIVLQNNKGNRYSTTVIIAPISSRLTKNPLPTHVMVDCSSLEKKSVVLLEQIRTIDKQRIKEKVGMIDSQVMNLINQAIKTSLDIK; translated from the coding sequence ATGATACATAGAGGGGAAATTTATTATGCTGATTTATCTCCGGTAGTGGGGAGTGAACAAGGAGGATATCGACCTGTGATTGTTTTACAAAATAATAAGGGCAATCGATATTCGACAACAGTGATTATTGCGCCAATTTCTTCACGATTAACAAAAAATCCGTTACCAACCCATGTGATGGTTGATTGCAGTTCATTGGAAAAAAAGAGTGTAGTTTTACTAGAACAAATTAGAACGATTGATAAACAGCGAATTAAAGAAAAAGTTGGAATGATTGATAGCCAAGTAATGAATCTGATTAATCAAGCAATTAAGACAAGCTTGGATATTAAATAG
- a CDS encoding DUF975 family protein produces MNVRDIKLKAKSVLVNRNNIVTVFVFISVITTLANYIGSEIGGVIPFLSLIVTIIMLPFGHGNVVTALKTVNEQGDEVTIEQDGVVGLRRFKDLFGTYFIREILLLVIMMLLGLIIFVIARFTVDSNVFSQLGAIIEQAAVYSTNVSAYLNDPTVIEALGTLGVIFFIGIIIIAIVAFIYSLVFALTPFVLEKYNIRGAKAMSESARLMKGHKRTLFMLYLSYLGWAILVLVLSAVVEMILPIPLILNIIVAALTTYLFGAELNTSLAVFFEEIDLEDKNNI; encoded by the coding sequence ATGAATGTTCGTGATATTAAATTAAAGGCTAAAAGTGTTTTAGTTAATCGTAATAATATAGTTACAGTATTTGTGTTTATTAGTGTAATAACAACTTTGGCTAATTATATTGGTTCAGAAATTGGCGGGGTGATACCATTTCTTTCATTGATTGTAACTATTATAATGTTGCCCTTTGGTCATGGGAATGTGGTAACTGCATTAAAAACAGTCAATGAACAAGGTGATGAGGTCACTATTGAACAAGATGGGGTAGTCGGATTAAGACGTTTTAAAGATTTATTTGGCACATATTTTATTAGAGAAATATTATTATTGGTGATTATGATGCTGCTTGGATTAATCATATTCGTAATTGCTAGATTTACAGTAGACAGTAATGTTTTTTCTCAATTAGGAGCAATTATTGAGCAAGCTGCTGTATACTCTACTAATGTAAGTGCATATTTAAATGATCCAACTGTAATTGAAGCATTAGGAACACTAGGAGTAATCTTTTTTATTGGTATCATCATTATTGCAATTGTAGCGTTTATTTATAGTTTGGTATTTGCTTTAACACCTTTTGTATTAGAAAAATATAATATACGCGGTGCCAAGGCAATGAGTGAATCAGCTCGTTTAATGAAAGGACATAAACGAACTTTATTTATGCTGTATTTGTCATATTTAGGATGGGCTATCTTAGTATTAGTACTTTCTGCTGTTGTTGAGATGATTTTACCGATTCCATTAATTTTGAATATTATCGTGGCGGCTTTGACTACTTATTTGTTTGGTGCTGAACTAAATACTAGTTTAGCAGTATTTTTTGAAGAAATTGATTTAGAAGATAAAAATAATATTTAA
- a CDS encoding CPBP family intramembrane glutamic endopeptidase → MNLIKKIKLNSRQKAIGVILIFPWYLYFAPIVINYFLKLYTVYIANDFSTNSLNAFFNLFIGIATAIPLIIVFKGFIKENWLVFKKDFLENIIWVLTIGIGLAYLFSIAGELIVNLVAPQSGEAANQTLVETLVQSNFLLMFFQSVIIAPFIEELLFRGLIFNSLRQKNMVWAHLISAFLFGLLHVYSYILAGDMSEWIKLIPYMMAGLSFSIVYEKRQTIIAPIILHAAKNLIAVLLMATMF, encoded by the coding sequence TTGAATTTGATAAAAAAAATTAAATTAAATAGTAGGCAAAAGGCGATAGGGGTCATATTGATTTTTCCCTGGTATCTTTATTTTGCACCAATTGTAATTAATTATTTTTTGAAGCTATATACAGTATATATAGCTAATGATTTTTCAACTAATAGTTTAAATGCATTTTTTAATTTATTCATCGGAATTGCAACTGCTATTCCTTTGATTATTGTGTTTAAGGGTTTTATTAAAGAAAACTGGCTTGTTTTTAAAAAAGACTTTTTGGAAAATATAATATGGGTGCTTACGATCGGGATTGGTTTAGCATATTTATTTTCAATTGCAGGGGAACTGATTGTCAATCTTGTAGCCCCTCAATCAGGCGAAGCAGCTAACCAGACATTAGTGGAAACTCTTGTGCAATCTAATTTTCTATTAATGTTTTTTCAATCAGTAATTATTGCACCATTTATTGAAGAGTTGTTATTTAGAGGTCTGATTTTCAACAGTTTACGGCAAAAAAATATGGTTTGGGCTCATTTGATTTCAGCATTCCTATTTGGCTTGTTACATGTTTACAGCTATATTTTAGCTGGTGATATGAGTGAATGGATTAAATTGATTCCATATATGATGGCAGGTTTATCTTTTTCAATCGTATATGAAAAACGTCAAACAATTATAGCTCCGATCATTTTACATGCTGCAAAAAATCTAATCGCAGTATTGTTAATGGCGACGATGTTTTAA
- the tnpA gene encoding IS200/IS605 family transposase, protein MKDTKSLSHTSYRCKSHIVIVPKFRRMVIYNKLRHDIRLIIKTLIERKPGIELIEGELCPDHIHLLLEIPPKYSVAEFMGYLKSKSTLMIFDRHASMEYKYGNRKFWARGYFVDTVGKNEKTVREYIQNQLAEDKLSNQMSMEEFIDPFTGEPVEGYKKKKKK, encoded by the coding sequence ATGAAAGACACAAAAAGTTTATCACATACATCATATAGATGTAAATCTCATATTGTAATAGTACCAAAATTTAGAAGGATGGTAATATACAATAAATTAAGACATGATATAAGATTAATTATAAAGACCTTAATTGAAAGAAAACCGGGAATAGAGCTGATAGAAGGAGAGTTATGTCCTGATCATATTCACCTTCTATTAGAAATACCACCAAAGTATTCTGTGGCGGAGTTCATGGGATACCTGAAAAGCAAGTCAACGCTTATGATATTTGATCGTCATGCAAGTATGGAATATAAATATGGAAATCGAAAATTTTGGGCAAGAGGCTATTTTGTAGATACAGTAGGAAAGAACGAGAAGACAGTGAGAGAATATATTCAAAATCAGTTGGCGGAAGATAAGTTGAGTAATCAAATGAGTATGGAAGAATTTATTGACCCGTTCACAGGAGAACCAGTGGAAGGGTACAAGAAAAAGAAAAAAAAGTAA